In the Quercus lobata isolate SW786 chromosome 5, ValleyOak3.0 Primary Assembly, whole genome shotgun sequence genome, one interval contains:
- the LOC115989338 gene encoding receptor-like protein 56: MKVGVSQNFSMGWPLVKSLLWALLLFVQIHEHRACIEEERMSLLELKAFIKSHTNYDILPTWVYETKSECCSWERVNCSTTTGHMINLTLSDINQGESWFLNMSLLQPFKELRILDLSKNGIAGWLGNEESDCLSKLRKLTHLNLAWNNFDNKILRSLGALPVLKSLDLSWNNIWPLSSKELVYLSNLEVLILQNCSLNGSLPFKDMANFSSLKILDLSYNDFTGSITPYIGALSSLKAISLLFNRLNGTLSTPEFCALKKLEEIELAGNGFEGMLPPCLNNLTSLSYLDIAINRFNGNLSSSPIASLTSLEYIDLSYNLFEGLFSFSLFANHSKLKVIHFLSDNNKLVIENENHSWDPLFQLKVLKLSNCSLNNPIDNFPKFLLDQHELEVVDISHCKLNGSFPIWLLENNTELQLLNFRNNSFTGEFHLPSDHYMNLRWLDLSDNHFDGKLQENIGKRIPKITYLNISQNQFEGNLPSSIGDMSNLWLLDLSFNNFSGEVPMELVAKCTFLKFLRLSNNNFHGEIFSKHFNLSLYSLELQNNNFTGTLPVVPLNVWMALNIRNNHMTGTIPLWIVNQSMSPWGVVDLSSNSFEGRIPCGLPSSRIINLSHNLFSGSLPSCLNLWDVRHLLLEGNKLTGSLPKAILNSSSLMTLDIRDNRFIGSIPDEIVGLSELKVLSLSGNYFSGVILKRLCQLKRIDIMDLSNNSFSGTIPYCFNNISFGKLASSDFFYTSGFAFGIGGLPFPYKSLLNRDFQIKESSLDFYEQVEIEIVTKYRPDLYKGLNLNLMSALDLSLNKLIGEIPPKLGQLSSLHGLNLSHNQLTGPIPKSFSNLTQLESLDLSHNNLSGEIPSTLIDINSLAVFNVSHNNLSGKLPDFKAQFGTFEKSSYGGNPFLCGPPLEKSCTEKEESPQSPQKSSKASGGKRYEGDLLFFYASFGVSYIIFFLGVISILYINPHWRQRCFNLVEDRMYWCYHFALNSQKLINRTCIRYTLFT, from the exons ATGAAAGTAGGTGTTTCACAAAATTTCTCAATGGGGTGGCCTTTAGTGAAGTCTTTGCTGTGGGCTTTACTACTCTTTGTTCAAATTCATGAGCATAGAGCTTGTATTGAGGAAGAGAGGATGAGTCTCCTAGAATTGAAAGCATTTATAAAATCCCACACTAATTATGACATTCTTCCAACATGGGTTTATGAGACAAAGAGTGAGTGTTGTAGTTGGGAGCGGGTCAACTGTAGCACCACCACTGGTCACATGATCAATCTCACGCTCTCCGATATAAACCAAGGGGAGAGTTGGTTCCTAAACATGTCCCTGTTGCAGCCTTTTAAGGAGCTAAGAATTCTTGATTTATCTAAAAACGGAATTGCTGGTTGGTTGGGAAATGAAG aaTCTGATTGCTTGTCTAAACTGAGAAAGCTAACACACTTAAATTTAGCGTGGAACAACTttgacaacaaaattttaagatccTTAGGTGCCCTCCCAGTTCTTAAATCTTTGGATTTAAGTTGGAATAATATCTGGCCTCTTTCTAGCAAAG AACTGGTTTATCTAAGCAACTTGGAGGTCCTTATCTTGCAGAATTGTAGCCTTAATGGAAGCCTACCATTCAAGG ATATGGCAAATTTCAGCAGTTTGAAGATTTTAGATTTGAGTTATAATGATTTCACTGGAAGCATTACTCCATATATCGGAGCGTTATCTTCTCTCAAGGCTATATCATTACTTTTTAATAGACTCAATGGAACTTTAAGCACTCCAG AGTTTTGTGCGCTGAAGAAACTTGAAGAGATAGAGCTTGCTGGTAATGGCTTTGAAGGGATGCTTCCTCCATGCCTAAACAATTTGACATCTCTTTCGTACTTAGATATAGCTATCAACCGGTTCAATGGAAACTTGTCTTCATCTCCAATAGCCAGCCTAACATCCCTTGAGTACATTGATTTGAGTTATAATCTTTTTGAAGGTTTATTCTCATTCAGTTTATTTGCTAATCACTCCAAGCTTAAGGTGATTCACTTTTTGAGTGATAACAACAAACTTGTTATAGAGAATGAGAATCACAGTTGGGACCCTTTGTTTCAATTAAAGGTCTTAAAACTGTCTAATTGTAGTCTCAACAACCCTATCGACAACTTTCCTAAGTTTCTCTTGGACCAACATGAATTGGAAGTCGTTGATATATCTCACTGTAAGTTGAATGGAAGCTTCCCCATATGGTTGCTTGAAAACAATACTGAACTACAACTATTAAATTTTCGAAATAACTCTTTCACGGGTGAGTTTCATTTGCCATCAGATCACTACATGAATCTTCGCTGGTTGGATCTCTCAGACAATCACTTTGATGGGaaacttcaagaaaatatcGGAAAGAGGATTCCAAAAATAACATATCTAAATATATCCCAAAATCAATTTGAAGGTAATCTTCCATCCTCAATAGGTGACATGAGTAATTTATGGCTTTTGGACTTGtccttcaataatttttctggAGAGGTACCAATGGAATTGGTTGCCAAATGCactttcttgaaatttttgaggTTATCTAATAATAACTTTCATGGTGAAATTTTCTCAAAGCACTTCAACCTATCCTTGTATTCTTTAGAAttgcaaaataataatttcacagGCACTCTTCCAGTTGTACCCCTAAATGTCTGGATGGCCCTAAATATTAGGAACAACCACATGACAGGTACAATTCCTCTATGGATAGTAAATCAAAGTATGTCACCATGGGGTGTTGTTGACTTGAGTAGCAACTCATTCGAAGGCCGGATTCCATGTGGACTACCTTCATCTCGTATAATAAACCTTTCTCATAACTTGTTTTCAGGATCGTTACCTTCTTGCTTGAATCTATGGGATGTTAGGCACCTACTTTTGGAAGGGAACAAACTCACAGGGTCATTACCAAAAGCTATTCTCAATTCATCATCTCTTATGACATTAGACATTAGAGATAATCGCTTTATTGGCAGCATCCCTGATGAAATTGTTGGACTTTCTGAGTTAAAAGTGCTTTCATTAAGTGGCAATTATTTTAGTGGTGTGATTTTAAAGCGACTGTGTCAGTTAAAGAGGATAGACATAATGGATCTTTCCAATAACTCTTTTTCTGGGACAATACCGTACTGCTTTAATAATATATCCTTTGGGAAGCTAGCAtctagtgattttttttatacatctGGCTTTGCTTTTGGGATAGGAGGTTTACCCTttccatataaatctcttctAAATAGGGATTTTCAAATTAAAGAGTCATCTTTGGACTTCTATGAACAAGTTGAGATTGAGATTGTGACGAAATATAGGCCTGACTTGTACAAGGGTCTCAACCTTAATTTGATGTCTGCATTGGATTTGTCATTAAACAAGCTAATAGGAGAAATCCCACCAAAGCTAGGACAATTATCTTCACTTCATGGACTAAACTTGTCTCACAATCAGTTGACAGGTCCTATTCCAAAATCGTTCTCAAATTTGACTCAATTAGAGAGTTTAGACCTTTCTCACAACAATTTGAGTGGAGAAATTCCTTCGACATTGATTGATATAAACTCTCTTGCTGTTTTCAATGTGTCTCACAACAACTTATCAG GTAAACTTCCAGACTTCAAAGCACAATTTGGAACATTTGAAAAGAGTAGCTATGGAGGAAATCCATTTCTTTGCGGTCCACCACTAGAGAAAAGTTGCACTGAGAAAGAGGAGTCACCTCAATCACCGCAAAAATCTTCAAAGGCAAGTGGGGGAAAACGTTATGAAGGTGATCTTCTATTCTTCTATGCAAGTTTTGGGGTATCatacattattttctttttgggtgtGATCAGTATTCTTTATATTAATCCTCATTGGCGGCAACGATGCTTTAACTTGGTTGAGGATCGAATGTACTGGTGTTACCATTTTGCTCTAAATTCTCAAAAGCTGATAAACCGTACGTGTATTAGATATACTCTATTTACATAG
- the LOC115990009 gene encoding uncharacterized protein LOC115990009 — translation MLSVAPLPVEESQPGPKRARMSFRPVISFSEEDKIRTIQPHDDALLITLRIGDYDVKRVMVDGGSATEVMYPDLYKGLGLKLEDLMPYNSPLMSFDGKLVIPKGMIRLPIQTGSEIVEVNFIVVDTYSPYTTIVGRPWLHTLGAVTSLLHQK, via the coding sequence ATGTTATCGGTGGCTCCACTGCCTGTCGAGGAATCCCAACCAGGGCCGAAGAGGGCCAGGATGAGCTTTCGTCCCGTTATAAGCTTTTCAGAGGAAGATAAGATCAGGACCATccaaccccacgatgatgcATTGCTAATCACCCTCCGAATCGGGGACTACGATGTGAAAAGGGTAATGGTGGATGGCGGCAGTGCGACTGAGGTTATGTATCCcgacctatacaaggggctggGGTTAAAGCTGGAGGACTTGATGCCCTACAACTCCCCTCTGATGAGCTTCGACGGGAAGCTTGTCATTCCAAAGGGCATGATTAGGCTGCCTATCCAGACCGGCTCGGAAATAGTGGAGGTGAACTTCATCGTGGTGGACACCTACTCTCCCTATACAACCATTGTCGGTAGGCCCTGGCTCCATACCTTAGGGGCTGTCACTTCCTTGTTGCACCAAAAGTGA